One region of Zingiber officinale cultivar Zhangliang chromosome 7B, Zo_v1.1, whole genome shotgun sequence genomic DNA includes:
- the LOC122006307 gene encoding elongation of fatty acids protein 3-like gives MEMKAINSSMTTSISTTRGGGGGAATTTAAGITYWLAEHPAIVGFRWSHAHSFGSTWSFLVEFLILNALAAASLNLLLRLLRIHQPLPLGPLLAIHSFAMSLSSAAIFLGMLLSVAAEIRDTRWSWGGRSATTPLRWLLCFPPGTRPSGRVFFWSYAFYLSRFLHLLRTFLHILRRRRRTLAGVFRHSARLCMSFLWLEFSQSFQVVVILCSTLAQAVVFGHRFWVGVGLPAASRSGPLLMLAFQATLTGCNLVCDLAVLLLHFAKGGGCNGIGAWVFNSILNAVLLLLFVDKTTDEVLEENGAARHKKQYTCQ, from the coding sequence ATGGAGATGAAGGCGATCAATAGCAGCATGACCACGAGCATCAGCACGACcaggggaggaggaggaggagcagcaacaacaacagccGCCGGAATCACATATTGGCTTGCGGAGCACCCGGCGATCGTCGGATTCCGGTGGAGCCACGCCCACTCCTTCGGGTCCACCTGGTCCTTCCTCGTAGAGTTCCTAATCCTTAACGCCCTCGCCGCCGCCTCCCTCaacctcctcctccgcctcctTCGCATCCACCAACCCCTCCCTCTCGGCCCTCTTCTCGCCATCCACTCCTTCGCCATGTCCCTTTCCTCCGCAGCCATCTTTCTCGGCATGCTCCTCTCCGTCGCCGCCGAGATCCGCGACACCCGCTGGTCCTGGGGCGGCCGCTCCGCCACCACCCCGCTCCGCTGGCTCCTCTGCTTCCCGCCAGGCACCCGCCCCTCTGGCCGCGTCTTCTTCTGGTCCTACGCCTTCTACCTCTCCCGGTTCCTCCATCTCCTCCGCACCTTCCTCCACATCCTCCGCCGTCGCCGCCGCACCCTCGCCGGCGTCTTTCGCCACTCCGCCCGCCTCTGCATGTCCTTCCTCTGGCTGGAGTTCTCGCAGTCGTTTCAAGTCGTCGTCATACTCTGCTCCACTCTGGCGCAGGCCGTCGTCTTCGGCCACCGGTTCTGGGTCGGCGTCGGGCTGCCGGCGGCCTCCCGGAGCGGACCGTTACTGATGCTGGCCTTCCAGGCCACGCTCACCGGCTGCAACCTCGTCTGCGACCTCGCCGTGCTCCTCCTCCACTTCGCTAAGGGCGGCGGGTGCAACGGCATCGGCGCGTGGGTCTTCAACTCCATCCTCAACGctgttctcctcctcctcttcgtcgACAAGACGACAGACGAGGTCTTGGAGGAAAACGGCGCCGCCCGCCATAAGAAACAATATACTTGTCAATAA
- the LOC122006306 gene encoding uncharacterized protein At2g23090-like, giving the protein MGGGNGQKSKAAREKNMEKNKPTKGSQLESNKKSMTIQCKVCMQTFMCTTSEVKCREHAEAKHPKNDLYQCFPHLKQ; this is encoded by the exons ATGGGGGGCGGTAATGGCCAGAAGTCGAAGGCAGCCCGCGAGAAGAACATGGAGAAGAATAAGCCTACCAAGG GGAGTCAGCTGGAATCGAACAAAAAGTCTATGACCATCCAG TGCAAGGTATGCATGCAGACTTTTATGTGTACTACGTCAGAAGTCAAGTGTAGAGAGCACGCTGAAGCAAAGCATCCCAAGAATGATCTCTATCAGTGCTTCCCCCACCTTAAGCAGTAG
- the LOC122006310 gene encoding mitochondrial import receptor subunit TOM6 homolog: MFNMPRRPDKATAYKQLRTHLAFMGAWVSVIRLAPYVLHFLTKEKEELKLEL, from the coding sequence ATGTTCAACATGCCGCGGCGCCCGGACAAGGCCACGGCCTACAAGCAGCTAAGGACTCACCTAGCCTTCATGGGCGCCTGGGTCTCCGTCATCCGCCTCGCCCCGTATGTCCTCCACTTCCTGACCAAGGAGAAGGAGGAGCTCAAGCTCGAGCTTTGA